From the genome of Mucilaginibacter paludis DSM 18603:
GGAATCCACGCATTACAAATACTGCCGCTGCTAAGCTACTATGTTTTCAGAAGTATCCCGGCGGTAATAATTTTAAGCCTGGCTTATGGAGTTTTAGCTGTTTTTTCGCTCGTCCGGGCAACAGCTGGTAAACCTTTAATTCCTTATAGATCCTAATTCGTATTACCGTCTCACATGAAATGTGTTCAGCTCTCTAATAAAGTGAACATGTATCTTTCCTGCGAATTCAAGCAACCAATTAATAAGCTCAATCTTATTTTACTTTCCCAGGCTGGGTTCTAATCGTCTGACTAACCATCTGATGGTATCCTCACATATCCCATTTACATTAAATGCTTTATCAGGTCTAAGAAATGTTTTGTCACGTATTTGCAAACCTTAAATATCGCTGTTAATCAGAGGTTGTTAGTTCGAGCCCAGCCTCAGGATGTAGATAACACGCAAATAATCACGACATTTTGCGTTATCAGATATTATCGACTACCAGTTTATCTATTAGTGAATTCCTTTGAATATGGTTTAAATAGCTGCAATCTTTCAGTATATTATAAAATCAAGACGAACTTCCCCCTCGGAATTTCGGTAATTATTTGATAGTTATGATATAACTTCTCATTCAATTAAATTATGATATAAATAGCCGATGCCTGTCTAAATTAGATGACATCGGCTCATCATCATTGAAGAAAATCAGTAACGGTGTCAATCACCTTTTCAGGCGCTTCTTCATTCATATAGTGCCCGCTATCCAGCAGTCCTACCACTTCACAATCTTTGGCAACATAAGGCAAGCCCATTTTCATGTAAGTATAACTTACATTGCTTGCAATCCCTAAAACCGGCATGTTGAGTTGCTGATAAGTTTTCCCATCTTCAATATCTTGTGTGAAAGTTTGATACCAGCCATTGGAAGCGCGAATGCTATCGGCTGTATTATAAGCGGCTGCATAAACCTCTTTCTCAAAAGCCGAGATCTTTTTTTCGTCAATCATCACAAAATCAAACAACCAGTCCAGTAAGTAATTGAAGCGGCCTTCCAATAATTTTTCTGGCAATCCTTTAACCTGATTAAAGCTCATCCACCAGGCATAAGGTGCATCGCCGTGCATTTTATTAGTAAAAGTTCCCAAGGGCGGTATCAGGGGCATTCGCATCATTCCCTCGCTCGGGTGCGCGCCATCCATCACAATAAGTTTCTGCACCACATCGGGATAGTTGAAAGCTACGCTCATAGCCACCATACCTCCTATGTCATGGCCAAGCAGGTGTACTTTTGGAAGTTTCAAATAGCTGATCAAATGGTATATATCCACAGCCATTGTTTTTTTATCGTAGCCTGTTTCCGGTTTGGCTGATGTACCCATACCGCGGATGTCTACAACGATCACACGGTATTTTTCTGCTAATTTAGGCGCTACATTTTTAAAAGAATACCATGTTTGCGGCCATCCCGGAAGACAAATTAAAGGTAGTCCTGAACCGCCTTCCACATAATGTAATTCCACACCGTTAACGGTTGTGTATCTGTTTTCAAATCCCGGCCATTGTTTAATGAGTTCCGTATCCGAGTATGGATCGGCAGTATTTGTTTTTTCGTTTTCCATTATAATTGTTTTATATATTATGCTCGACCGGTGACCAGTTTATACCTTCGTATCTGTCATTATTTAATGCGGAGTGATGCACCAAAAACATGCTGTACAGATATTGCGCTTGCTGCCATTTAGGGTATAACTTATTTTCACCTTCAGGATCGGCCGCCCGCTGTGCCTTGTTATAAGCAGAAAAATTTTCCATAGACCCCATGTGAACCAATTGAAACTTTGACCCTTTATGTTTTTCGCTTAAACTAACCAGGTCATTGGGACTAACCTGAAAGCTGGCTATCCTTAAATACCTTGGGGTGTTATCATCCAGTGCCGCCCTTGCGGTGAAGGCTGCAGTATCATTCATTGTTGTAAAATCGATTTTCCAGTCGGCTTTATCGTCGTAATAAGCGATGGTTTTTTCCTTTGTGTTAAAGAGGGGGATGTTGTAACGCAGGATGTCAGCGAAAGCGCCGTTAAATATGGATGTTGCCTTAATCGGCGCGCTATCCAGTATTGCTTCAAATTCTTTCCGCAAATCAAAATTCCTGTTAGCTCCATCAGGCATTGTCGTAAAATCAGTTGAAAAATCGGAAGGTATAAATCGGGGAACTCCCGCAGTAACTGCGGCATTCAAAAGCTTAGTTTGCACATCTACAATCACCGCATGCAGGCCTGCTACTGCAGATACTATGCAGGAAACATCATGGCAAGCACCAATCAATTCCTGCTCATTAGACATATCAACCTTAAAAATATCTACACCTAATTGTTCAAGTGCCTGTATTTTTTCAGGGTCGCTTCCTTCACGAACAATCGCCCGGATGGGAACGTTTAGTTTGGTTAATTCCCGGCATATTTTATGACCGAGATTACCTGTAGCTCCTGCTACCAATATTAAATTCTTCATTTGCATCGTTTGTTAATGATGCAAACTTATAGACGAAACCGGCTGTAAAAACTACCATTTGGTAGATAATCGAATTACTTGATATTTTTTCTGATCCTGCTCAACGCATTGGGTGTGATGCCCAGGTAAGAGGCGATTTGTTTAACAGGAACCCTTTTGATCAGTTCCGATTTTGCCATAAATTCCAGATAGCGCTCTTCGGCAGATAAGGTTTGAAAACTGATGATCTGATCTATCATGCGCACTGCCATCGCTTCCCAGGTTACCCGGCCAAACTCCTGCCAGACAGGAAATTCCCTGTAAAGTTTTTCCATATCCGGTTTATCTATGTAAAGCAATTCTGTATCTTCTATAGCCTCAATATTGAACCTGGTCGGCTTTTGCGGATTGAGGCTTGAAATCTCGGTAAAAAATTCATCCTGGAAAACCACCCAGGCAGTTAACTGCTCGTCAAATTCGCCAAAAAAGAAACGGAGGGCACCCGACTTGATATAAAAATATTGATAAGCAATTTGCCCCCGCTTTAAATTAAGCTGGCCTTTCTTAACCTGTTTTAATTTGAAACAGGTTACAATAAAATCCAGGTCAGCACCATTAATGGTAACCCTGGATTTTATAAAATCTGACAGTTCTTTCATTTGATCGTTTAGCAATTATAGTAAATTTAACCAGCTGTTTTTTAGATTGAGGAAAACGAGCGCAAACTATAATTGCGTTATTTATAAATCAATGACTTTTACACTGGTCAACGACTCAAGTAATTCTTCGCCATAAGCAGAGGCAACACTCCATTATTAAAGCATTTTATATCCTCCTAAGTTATTGAGCAACTTTGCCTGTTCTATTAAATGGTTCGAATTCTGCCCAGCCTCAGGACAAAATAAAAGTCCTCTTAAAACTAAGAGGACTTGGAATAAATATAACTAATTTATTTTTTCGCATTTCCATTTTTGGCAATAATCCGATGAAAATACCTGTCAGAGGGAAGATATGCGTATACTGCTTAGCTTTGTTATAAACAATGGGAATCAGTAAAAACCACCGTTTAATTAACGGCAACAAACCGGTAACCAGTATCAGCCTTAACAAGATGGCCGATTCCGGGAAAATCAATGTGTGCAACAGCTATCCAGTAATGCTCTTTGGCCGCCTCTTTCAAAGCTTTTTCACGAGTAGAAGTACCGTTTAATTCATTATAATCGTAAACACTGGTTACCGTAGGGTTTGCGAACTGAATGATATCCGACAAAATGATATCGCCCCAGAAAAGCATTTTTTCCCCTTTACTTTTGACAGCATAAAAAGTGTGACCTGCGCTGTGTCCAAAACTGGCTATTGGTGTTATCCCCGGAAATAATTCCTTTCCAAATTCAAAAGTGGTCAGTTTTCCCGCTTTAATTATTGGATTTAACTTTTGCGCGGCACCATCAAAAAACCGCTTCATTGCCTCCGGGGCCTTTTCCCGGTTCGTCGGATTCAAATAATAATCACCTTCAGCCTTGCTCAGATAAATCTGCGCATTAGGAAAAGTAAGTTTATCACCTGTCATTAGTCCGCCGATGTGATCCATGTGCGTATGGGTAAGTAAAACAGCGTTGATTTGCCCGGGCTGGTAACCCGCCTTCCGCAAACCTTCAGTTAGGTGTCCCAACGACGGACCGTAAGCATCACCTGTTCCGGCATCTATCAGAACGAGTTTATCGCCTGTGTTAATCAGGTAAGCATTGACACTGCAATTCATGATAGCAGTTTGCGAATGCTTTGCCATCATTTTGCTGATTGCACCGGGCTTTGTTCCCTTCAGCAATTGATCAAGATTTTGCGGCACAGCGCCATCTAATAAAGCGACAACTTCAAAGTCGCCAAGTTTCATACGGTAAAAACTTTGTGCATACAGCTTATTGTTTATGAAGAATGGGCCGATGATTGATACCAGCAGAGCGATTTTTATAAAATTTTTCATGATTATTATAATTAAATAGTGACTACGATTTTATCAACGGTTCTGCCGCTTTCTATTTGCTTGTGGGCTTTTGCCATATGTTCGAACGGAAGGACATTAGAAACATGGGATTTTAATACACCGGTTTTAAGCCAGCCCGCCAGCGTATTCATATCATTTCCGTTAGACTGCACCAGATAGAAAGCGGTACTAATGTTCTTTTGATCTGCCTTTTTATGGATATCTTCAGTCATTTGTGTAACGATCGAGATAAGCTTTCCACCTTTTTTTATCACCTCAAGGGATCTTATAATAGCGTCTACTCCTAAACTATCCAGCACGAAATCAACATTGTCAGATGCTTCCTGTAAAGTTTGCGAGTTGTAGTCGATATGTTCATCCGCACCTAACGAGAATATAAAATCCCTGTTGGCAGCCGAAGAAGTGCCGATAACATAAGCGCCCAGGTGCTTTGCGATTTGTATGGCATAGTGCCCTACGCCACCGGAGGCAGCGTGGATCAGCACCCGGTCGCCAGGTTTAATAGCCGCTTCGTTTCTGAGTACTTGTAAAGCGGTTAGGGGGGCAAGTGTAGCTGCGGCTGCTTCCTCATAGGAGATATTTTCTGGTTTTAATGCGAGGTGCGTATCAGGAGCCGCTACATATTCCGCATAAGCCTTTCCTGCACCAGGGAAATTAACCATACCAAACACCTGATCGCCAACTTTAAAAACGTCTGATCTGGAAGCTGCAATCTCCCCGGAAATATCCCAACCAAGTATCAGTGATGTTTCTTTACTCAGCATTTTATACACACCGCCGCCGCTGCGGGTTTTGGCATCCACCGGATTGATACCAATTGCTTTTACTTTGATCAGCACTTCTCCGGGATTAATTTCCGGTAACGGAATCTCCCGTATAGTTAAATTATTGATCGAACCCGGTTCAGATAAAATTATTGCTTTCATTATCATATGTTTTACTGCGCAAACATATACCATTTAAACAAAATTAAAGCGGTACATATTTTCTATATAGTGGTATATTTGACGCATGACACGGGAAAATCTCTACGAATCTTACGCGATTAATTTTGCTACGCTTGACGTTTGCCCTAAGCCTGAGCATAAGCATACTTTTTTTGAATTGGTGTATATCAGATCGGGTAATGGCAGGCAATGCATCAATAACAGCCACTTCAACTATAAACCGGGGCATTTATTTCTGCTCTCACCGGATGACTGCCATTCTTTTGATATCGAATCAACAACGGATTTTTTCTTCCTCCAGTTCAATGATATTTATCTGAAGACAGGTGGGTTGGGAACAGACAACATCAGGCGACTGGAATATATACTGCAAAATGCTAATCACCGGCCAGGCTGCATCCTTCGGAATATTGTGGATAAATCCCTGGTGAACCCGATGATAGAAGCCATTTTCAGAGAGTATAGTAACCGCGATGTGTACAACCAGGAGCTGATCCATCAGTTAGTGAATACGCTGATCATCGTGGTGGCACGTAATATTGCCAAATCACTTCCTGATCAGGTAACGGTAAATACTGATGAAAAGACCGTTGATATTCTTCAATACATACAACAGCATATTTATTACCCGGAAAAGCTAAAGACAGAGAATATCGGTCATATTTTCGGGGTTTCCAATGCTTACCTTGGTCGGTATTTTAAAAAGCACACCCATGAAACGATGCAGGGTTACATTACGAAGTATAAAATCAAGCTTATTGAACACCGACTAAAGTTTAGCGACAAACGGATCAACGAAATCGCCGAGGAATTTGGTTTCACGGATATCAGTCATTTAAACAAGTTTTTTAAAAAACAGAAAGGAAAGAATTTAAGTGCGTACCGGGAATCGGTGCGACTCAAGTAATACACAATGTGTCAATTTACTCGGATGAAGAATGCAAAGCCTTTTCATCCGAGCATTATTGACAAATCGAATAAGAAGAAATTGGCGATTTTGGATTCAATGGTTACAAATTTAAAAATCAAATCAACCTTAGATAACAAATTGTAATTCTGTGATGTGATCCACTAAAAAAGGCTTTTACAGCACAGAAAAGTCCCTTTTATTTAGTAACCAAACAGATATTGAACCAATTATAAAACATATAGGCTACTAATAACTTTAAGATTTTCTAAAAAACGGTTCGAATTCTGCCCACTCTCAGGAGCCATAGTGGGCAAGCACGAAAATTCGGTCTCTTGCCCATTTTTTGCTCATTAATTCGTAGTTAATCAGGTAAATACAAGAGTATGAATCCTTGCGTTGGCGATTCGATGTTGCAGGTAT
Proteins encoded in this window:
- a CDS encoding alpha/beta fold hydrolase, which encodes MENEKTNTADPYSDTELIKQWPGFENRYTTVNGVELHYVEGGSGLPLICLPGWPQTWYSFKNVAPKLAEKYRVIVVDIRGMGTSAKPETGYDKKTMAVDIYHLISYLKLPKVHLLGHDIGGMVAMSVAFNYPDVVQKLIVMDGAHPSEGMMRMPLIPPLGTFTNKMHGDAPYAWWMSFNQVKGLPEKLLEGRFNYLLDWLFDFVMIDEKKISAFEKEVYAAAYNTADSIRASNGWYQTFTQDIEDGKTYQQLNMPVLGIASNVSYTYMKMGLPYVAKDCEVVGLLDSGHYMNEEAPEKVIDTVTDFLQ
- a CDS encoding NmrA family NAD(P)-binding protein; protein product: MKNLILVAGATGNLGHKICRELTKLNVPIRAIVREGSDPEKIQALEQLGVDIFKVDMSNEQELIGACHDVSCIVSAVAGLHAVIVDVQTKLLNAAVTAGVPRFIPSDFSTDFTTMPDGANRNFDLRKEFEAILDSAPIKATSIFNGAFADILRYNIPLFNTKEKTIAYYDDKADWKIDFTTMNDTAAFTARAALDDNTPRYLRIASFQVSPNDLVSLSEKHKGSKFQLVHMGSMENFSAYNKAQRAADPEGENKLYPKWQQAQYLYSMFLVHHSALNNDRYEGINWSPVEHNI
- a CDS encoding Crp/Fnr family transcriptional regulator, with the translated sequence MKELSDFIKSRVTINGADLDFIVTCFKLKQVKKGQLNLKRGQIAYQYFYIKSGALRFFFGEFDEQLTAWVVFQDEFFTEISSLNPQKPTRFNIEAIEDTELLYIDKPDMEKLYREFPVWQEFGRVTWEAMAVRMIDQIISFQTLSAEERYLEFMAKSELIKRVPVKQIASYLGITPNALSRIRKNIK
- a CDS encoding MBL fold metallo-hydrolase, whose product is MKNFIKIALLVSIIGPFFINNKLYAQSFYRMKLGDFEVVALLDGAVPQNLDQLLKGTKPGAISKMMAKHSQTAIMNCSVNAYLINTGDKLVLIDAGTGDAYGPSLGHLTEGLRKAGYQPGQINAVLLTHTHMDHIGGLMTGDKLTFPNAQIYLSKAEGDYYLNPTNREKAPEAMKRFFDGAAQKLNPIIKAGKLTTFEFGKELFPGITPIASFGHSAGHTFYAVKSKGEKMLFWGDIILSDIIQFANPTVTSVYDYNELNGTSTREKALKEAAKEHYWIAVAHIDFPGIGHLVKADTGYRFVAVN
- a CDS encoding NADP-dependent oxidoreductase; the protein is MKAIILSEPGSINNLTIREIPLPEINPGEVLIKVKAIGINPVDAKTRSGGGVYKMLSKETSLILGWDISGEIAASRSDVFKVGDQVFGMVNFPGAGKAYAEYVAAPDTHLALKPENISYEEAAAATLAPLTALQVLRNEAAIKPGDRVLIHAASGGVGHYAIQIAKHLGAYVIGTSSAANRDFIFSLGADEHIDYNSQTLQEASDNVDFVLDSLGVDAIIRSLEVIKKGGKLISIVTQMTEDIHKKADQKNISTAFYLVQSNGNDMNTLAGWLKTGVLKSHVSNVLPFEHMAKAHKQIESGRTVDKIVVTI
- a CDS encoding AraC family transcriptional regulator yields the protein MTRENLYESYAINFATLDVCPKPEHKHTFFELVYIRSGNGRQCINNSHFNYKPGHLFLLSPDDCHSFDIESTTDFFFLQFNDIYLKTGGLGTDNIRRLEYILQNANHRPGCILRNIVDKSLVNPMIEAIFREYSNRDVYNQELIHQLVNTLIIVVARNIAKSLPDQVTVNTDEKTVDILQYIQQHIYYPEKLKTENIGHIFGVSNAYLGRYFKKHTHETMQGYITKYKIKLIEHRLKFSDKRINEIAEEFGFTDISHLNKFFKKQKGKNLSAYRESVRLK